GCAGGGCACTGTCTACACCCCCGGAATAGGAGATGAGCATCGATCCCTTTGATGCAATATATTCTTTGAGTGCCTGCGTTTTCTCTGTCGTATTCATGGGTGTACCAGGATTACTAAAAACCCCTCAAACGGGATGTGAACGAAAAACTATAACCCGCATCGTTCAGAAGCGGCTTTGTCACATCCGCTTTCATCATCGCGGATCTGGCGGCAGATCCGGCAGATCTGTTCCATCACGTTGACCTCTTTTCTGTCGATAAGATCCTGTGCCAGCAGGACAATCGACTTTTTTGCATCATCTTCAAATTCTATCCGGTACCCGCGTTTGCCGGAGAGGTACTGGGAGACTGCTGATGGTGCCATCTCAAGCATTCGCGCAGCTTCAACCTGGGAGGTTCCGCCCCTGACGAGTTCCACAGCAATTGCCGCCCGGATTGCCGGCAGGACATTCCAGACGATTTTCTGACAGGGTGCTTCCATGGTATCACAAGGTTACGAGATCGAAATTCTCACGGACGATATGGTTCTATCAATGG
The sequence above is drawn from the Methanomicrobiales archaeon HGW-Methanomicrobiales-1 genome and encodes:
- a CDS encoding transcriptional regulator translates to MEAPCQKIVWNVLPAIRAAIAVELVRGGTSQVEAARMLEMAPSAVSQYLSGKRGYRIEFEDDAKKSIVLLAQDLIDRKEVNVMEQICRICRQIRDDESGCDKAASERCGL